The Pseudomonadota bacterium genomic interval CGAGGGCGACCCGGACGCGGGCACAGACACCGATACCGACGCGGATACGGATGTCGACACGGACACCGACGTCGACACGGATTCCGACACGGACACCGACGCGGATACCGACACCGACACCGACGACGTCCTCGTCTCCTTCGACTTCGGCTACGGCTCCGCGGCCGTCGGCCTGCACTCCGGCTACGTTGTCTCGACGCTGGCGGGGCTGGAGTGCGTCATCGCGGACACTCCGTCGGACGACAGCTGGTCGCTCGCGCTCGTGAACTTCTTGGCAGGGTGCGTGCCCCCCGACCTCCTGCCCGGTATACCGTTCGCGGGGACGGCGAACACAACGGGGGCGGACGCGCTCGCGGTGAGCGCGATCTGGCAGGATGAGGGAGCCCTGGCGTGCGGCGACAGCCTCTACTATTTCGAGTATGTCCTCACGCCGTTCTCGATCGACGACGCCTTGGATCTCGAGATCACCGTCGAGTCGTGCACCGCGCCCGAATGCGATCAACCGGCGCGCGCGACTTCTCTCATTCCGATGGCCGACACGCCGGTGTTCTCGTGCCGCTACGTCGAGGGGGCCGAGCCGGGGTGGGGAGGATTGTCGATCGAAAGCGGTTCTCTCTATGGCGCGCCTTCGGACGGCGGATGCGACGAGGAGAACCTCGTGGCTCACACCGTGGACACGGCACTGGCGGGCACCATCGAGCTGTGCCTCTGGGCGTGCGGCATCGGCGACACCGACTGTCCGCACCCCGAGGTCGAGACGTGCGACGGCACGGCGTGCGTCATCGAGAACCCGCTCACGCTCACCGATATGTAGACGGTTCTTCGACAGCACCACGATTTCCTGTCGATCGATCGGCGGGGCCGACCCTGGTACAATCAGGCGAACGCACCGCCGGGTCGCGCGCGGCCTCGAACCAGGGGAGGGACTTTCTTTGAATTGGCTTTCGTGTGTACGCGGAACACTGGGGCTCAACCCATTCGACGACATCTACTCCGACCCGCACGACGTGATCGCCCTCGGCGAGGATCGCTTCGTCATCGCCGGCAGCTTCCACGGCGAGATCGAGCTCGGGGACGACACGGACGGCGTGTCCCAGTACTGCAGCTCGGAGGCCGAGGGAGCCTACGTGGCCAAGTACCGCCTGGAATGACGGGCGTTCTCCTTTCGGTTGGGGGGTCTTCTCGACCGTGAAACTTCGAGATCGTTTCGCTGCTCATCGAAGAGTGTCGGCAACCGCGCCACGCTGCGATTTTATTTTCCCCTCCCAGGCATGGCGAACCCCCTATATTAGTAGGAGAACATTATCTAGACGGTATGTCGGCTGGGAAGGGGACACGCGGACATGAACACGCACAGGCTCATGCACCCGGGCGCTGCGGCTGTCGCGGTCCTGTTCGTCGCCGCCTCCGGCTGTTGGCAGAGCGTGTTCCTTGCGTCGGGAGACGCACCGGACGCGGACACGGATACAGACACGGACGGTGACACCGACGTGGACACCGACGCGGATTCGGATTCCGATTCGGACGCGGATACCGATGTCGATACCGACTCCGACACGGACACCGAAACGGACACGGGAGTCGAGCCTCCTGTCGACTGCGGCACGGAAGTGCACGATGGCTCCGTCATCGTTTCCGGTCCCGCGGACATCGACGCGCTCGCGGGCGTCACGTACGTCACCGGCGATCTGCTCGTCGACGGTGCCTCGCTCTCGAACCTCGCCGGGCTCGAGAGCCTACTGTGCGTGGGCGGAACCCTCACCATCTACTACGGCACGGCATGGGGCGGCGATGACTGGCTTGACGGGCTGTCCGGGCTCGAGTGGATCGGCGGCGCCCTGACGGTCCAGGGCAACCAGGGAGCCGGCGGTGTCCCGCTCGGCCGCATCGGGTTGTCGAGCCTCGTCCGCGTCGAGGGCGACGTGACGATGCAGGAGAACCTCCTCTCGTCGCTGTCGGGCCTCGAGGCGCTCACGTTGATCGGCGGCAGCCTCGACCTGGGGATGATGCCGGACCTCGCGGATCTCGACGGGCTCGGGGCGCTCGCCTCGCTCGGCGGGGACCTGCGGATCGACAGCGTCGACGGCCTCGCGCGTGTCGACGGCCTGTCCGCCTTGGTCGGCCCGGTGCAGGCGCTCGTCGTCGCCGACTGCCCCGTGCTGACGAGCCTCGTCGGGCTGGGTGGGATCTCGGCGGCGACGTCGCTCGGCGTCTCGCACCTGGACGCCCTCGTGGACCTCGACGGGCTCGGCGGCCTCGCCGCGGTGACCAACCAGGTGGGCATCATGTACAACGATTCGCTGCAGAGCCTCGCCGGGCTGTCGAGCCTCGTGGAGGTGGGCGGAGATCTGGAGATCTCGTGGAACCCGGCGCTGCTCGATCTCGGTGACCTCCCGCTCGAGGCGGTGGGGGTGGAACTGCAGATCACGGGCAACGACTCGCTCGCGACGCTCGCCGGGCTCAGCCACCTCGCCTCGGTCGGAGATCTGTTTCAGATCGGGGGGAACGCGAGCCTGATCTCGCTCGACGGGCTCGAAGCGGTCACGGCGCTCGGCACCGCCCTGTTCATCCAGATGAACCCGGCGCTCGTCGAGGTCGACGCGCTCGACGGCGTCACCGAGTTCTCGGCGCACCTGGCGATCCGGGAAAACCTCTCGTTGCCGACCTGCGCAGCGGTGCAACTCGAGCAGCACCTCGAGGAGGTCGGCACGATCACCGAGCTCGAGCTGTGGGGCAATGCTCCGGATCCGGAGGGCGGCTGCGACGGCGTCGACCCGTGGGCCGGCGCCGACGGCGACGCCGACACCGACACGGACACCGACACCGACCCGCAGTGCGCCGCCGAGCCGGACTTCGCGCCGTGCGCGCTCGACACCACGGCGACCGCCGGCGCCGACCTCTCCTACGACCTGTGCGCAGACGGTGCGTGCGTCTCGCCCGGCACCTGCCTGAACGCGGCGTGCAACACGACCGGGCCGCACGGCCCGATCGCCGCGGACACGCCGTCCGGCTTCGTCCGCAGCGTGCCGGTGGCGGGCGAGCCGGTCGTCGGTGACCCGCTCACTGGGCTGACCTGGCAGGGCTGCGAGGCCGGCCTGAGCGGCGCGGCGTGCGACGTCGGCACCGCCGCCGAGTACGACTGGGTGCCGGCGATCCTCTACTGCGACGGTCTCACGTGGGGCGGTTACGACGACTGGCACCTGCCGAACCTGTACGAGCTGCTCTCGATCGCCGGTGTGGACGGTTCCGCCCCGGCGTTCGATCCGGACGCGTTCCCGGCGAGCAGCGACGCCGTGTCGCTCTTCTCGATCGAGAGCTGCTACACGGCGCCGGAGAAGGCGTTCTCCTTCGATCCTCTCTACCGGGCGGTGTGGGGCGTTCAGAAGAACCTTTGGGGATACCGGGTGCGCTGCGTGCGCGGCGCGGCGGCCGACCAGCCGCTCATCCGCTTCGCGCGCGCCATCGTCGACGGCCGCCCGGTCGTCGCCGACGCGGTGACCGGACTGATGTGGCAGGGCTGCGTCGCTGGACAGACCGGCGACCACTGCACCGGCTACTACCCGTTCGGCTACACGCAGCCCGGCGCCGCCGACTACTGCGACGCGCTCGCCTGGGGAGGTCACGACGACTGGCGATTGCCCGGCGCCAAGGAGCTCGCGAGCTTGAACGACCTGCGCGCCGGCCCTCCCGCGGTGCCGATCGACCCCGGCGCCTTCCCCTCAAACCCGACGCAATTCTTCTGGGTGTCGTCGGCCGGCCCCGCCGCATACGAGGACACAGGCCAGACGGTCGTCTTCGAGCGGGTCATCGTACTCGGCGGTATGTACACGGTCATCTGGCCGCAGCAGCGCCGAACCACCACGAGCGCCCTGGTCCGTTGTGTTCGGGAGGCGCCATGACAGAGGGTAATAGTCATGCTCTCCCTTCTCGGCATCCAACGGTCGCTCACTTCTAAATCCGCGCCCGGTTCTCACTCCAGCGTACAACGGGATTGTTCGTTGGCCGGACCAGCGCCGACAGGGTCGCCAGACGAAAACTAGAGCACTCTTTTCCAGGGGGAGGTGCGGTCATGTTCGGAAAATGGTTTGGTGTTTGGATTCTTGTTGTCACCGCATCGCTCGGGCTTGCCGCGTGTGGGGCTGACGGCAACGGCTGCAATCAGGACGCGAGCACTGGCGCGGACACAGACTCGGACTCCGACTCGGACTCCGACTCGGATACGGACGCGGACACCGATACCTCCGCCTTCGGGTGCCCGGATCCGATCGCGGAGACGTGCCCGGATGGAGTGAGCGACGTGCTCCCCCCACTCCTCTTCGAAGCGGCCGACTTCGGCGAGGGGACGCGCTTCATCGACGTGTCGCCTTGGACCGTGCTCGCCGAGCGAGATGCGGACGGCGTGCGCACGATCTCGGTCATCATGTGCGCAACGGCGGGAGAGACGTGTACCGCAGCGAACGCACGGATCGCGACGATGGACCTTCCCAGCGACTCCGGGCTGCACGCGGTCGCCGTGGCCATGAGTTACTACCAGCCGTGGGATGACGCCGAGGCGCCGTCGAACATGGCCGCCCTGTGCGGCGACACCGGCTGTGCGCTGTACAGCGCGGATCTCGCCGGCGAGAGCCCGAGCACAGAAATCACCGCGATCCCGGGCGGGGAGATCCCCGGGGCGACGATTGTCCACGGCCTCTGGTGGGGCGGATACGGCGAGCCGATCTGCGCGTACGGTGATGGGATCCACTGCTTCGACGGCACCGCGTGGACGTCGCCGATTACGGCGAGCACGGAGGACCCTCTCTTCAACGACATGGAGACCTTCCCCAACGATGTCACGGCAATCGTCGTCGCCGTGGGCGACAGCGGCCGCCTCGCCTTCTCCGGCTTCCCGGACTGGCCCAGCTACTGGGGCGACGATTCGGACTGGCTCACCGTGCAGCCGCTGTTCGACGGCGGCTTCGCGGTCGCCGGCGAGGACGGCGCCTTCGGCGTCATGGACGGCGCGTGGCACATGGAGTGCGACATCGCAGACGAGGACATAGTCCTGTTGGAGGGCGCGACCATCGGCGTCACCGCGTCGGGCCGTGTCTTCACCGCCGACGGCCCCATTACGTCGATCTCGGGCGCCTGCTATACGGGAGAGGTCATCGGCCCGAACGCGCGCGGCACCGGTTTCGAGTGCGGCATGGCGACCAACCTGTTCGTGATGGACGAGGCCACTGTGTACGGCACGACGGACTGCTGGATAGACTAGAGACGAGTCTCGGGCGGATCCCCGCCTCTTCCTGGACCTTCTTGGCCCTCACGGACGAGCGGTGGAAGCGGTCGAACTCGGCTATCACCGCCTTGTCGTTGCGAAACGCGGCGCGGGCCGCACGCAGCTTCTCTCTGATCCAGGAAACCCTTGCCCCTTGCGGCCTTCGCCGACCGGCGACCACGTGCCATGACCTCGCTGGGTTCCGTGCGGGGGGCGGCCCGAACCTTGTCGGCGAAGGGCCGTCCCTACCGCGACTTCTCCGTTGGGGGTCGGTGACGACGATACCGCATTTAGGTCACCGCGTGTGCACCGGGGCATTTTCAGGCGGTGCTTTCCCGGTGGCACAACCTGGCACAACCTGCGTCGGTCCGGGTCATCTCTAACCACCGGAAAACAGACGTGCTGTGCCGCGCCGGGGGCGGGGACACCGACCTGGCACGGTTTCTGCTCGGTCTCATGGGGGATCATGCTGTGGAGGCTGCGAGATGAGAGATGTGAAGAGACTGTCCGCCTGCGCCGTTACTCTCGCGCTTCCCGCCGCCCTGCTGCTCCTGACCGCGACCGCCTGCAGGCCAGACGAGAGGAACGACGTTGCCAGGACCTACACGATCTTCGGCGGCGGCGACTCGCTGTTGACGCGGCGGCTTCACAAGGAGGCCCAGACGCCGGTCAACATCGTCCTCGGCCGTGTCCTGCCGCTCGTGCGGAGGGCGGACATCGCGTTCCTGAACCTGGAGGGCCTCCTGTCGGATCGAGGCACGTGCTCCAAGTTCCAGCCGGCCGCCGCGCCCTTCTGCTTTCGCGGCAGACCGAAACTGGTGCGCCTTTTGTCAGAGGCGGGCATCGACGTCGTCTCGCAGGCGAACAACCACACCGGCGACTTCGGACCGAGCGCTCTGGACGACTCGCTGCAGATCCTCGCGTCGCAGGGCATTGTCGCGGTCGGCGCCGGTGCGAACGCCGAGGAAGCGAGGCGGATTCGGTACGTCGTCCGGGGCGACGTCGTCGTGGCGTGGATCGCCTTCCAGGAGGTCGCACGCAGGTTCGCCGCCCGTGGAAACCGCACGGGGAACTTCTTCATCGAGAAAGAGAAGGTCAGCGAGACCCTGGTGCCGCTCATCCGGCAGGCTCGAGAGGTCGCCGATCTCGTCGTGATCTCCGCCCACTGGGGCAACGCGCTCGAGAAGGTGCCGAGCGAGCTGCGCCGCCAGCACGCGCGGAAGATGATCGACGCCGGCGCGGACCTGATCCTCGGCCACTCGGCACATCACTTCCAGGGCGCGGAGGTCTACCGCAACGGGCTGGTCCTGTACGACACGGGCAACTTCATCCTCGACTTCAGCGGGGACGGGTTGGTTTTCGAGATCGCGTTCGACGCGAGCGGGGTCAGCCGGCTGACGGCCTACGCGACCCGGACGATCAGGACGCGGATCGATCTCCTGCAGAACGCGAGGGGAGACAAGGTCCTGTCGTCCTTCATCGCTCAATCGCGGGCGCTGAACCCGAATCTCGTCTACAGGATGGAGCGCCACACGGCCGTCTTCGATCTCGAGCGGGGGAGGAGGAGCCCGCCTCCGAAGAGGTACGTGGCGCCGAAGCCGGAACGCGTCGCCTTCGACTTTTCGAGGAAGCCGGCCTGCGTCGTGTCGAAGCTCCCCGGAAATCTGACCGACCGCCGGGAGCTCGCCTTCGGCAACGGGGTCCGCTACCTCGGCGCCGTGGTCCCGGCGACGGTGCCGCAGAAGGGGCCGTTCTTGCTGCGGCTCTACTTCTCGAGCGCCGGGGGAAAGGGCACCTCGCCGTGGCTGGTGTCGACGCGGCTGCGCCCCCGCGCCGAGGCCGCGAAGGGGGTCCCCGCTGCGACCCACGTCCCGACGGGCTGGATCTATCCGGTCGGCGAATGGGCGGCGGGAGAGATCGTGGAGGACGCGCCGCTCCTCCTGACCGGGGAGCTGCCCAAGGGCACGTACGATCTGCTGTTCGGGCTCATCGATGAGACCACCGGCACCCCGGAGGTCGCCAAGGGTGGCGACGGGGGCGCGGCCGAGCAGCTGATCGGATCCCTGGAGCTCATCTAGCCCGCGGACGGTCGGATCAGTAGGCGACGAGGCCCACGCCGCGGATCACGACGTCCGCGACGCGCTCGACCATCGGGAGGTTGAGGTTCGCGAACGTGTCGCTCGTGCAGGCGGTGATCCTGCTGGTCGCCCTAGCCGAGGAGATCATCGAACGCAGGGCCAAATCCAAGATGCGCGAGGGTGACGTTCCGCGGTAGAACATCATGGGGTGTTGCCCGGCCCGACCCGAGAGGGTTGGGTTTTCGTTCTAGCTGTTGGCCAGTTTCTCCAGTATCTCGCGCCCCTGCGAGAAGAGCTCCCGCTGCTCGGCGGACAGCTTCGCGCGGATCTCCTCCAGTGGCGCCACCTTGGCGGAGCTCATCGGCGGGCTGCTCTTTGTCCCGTCGTTCGTCGGTCAAACGTACCGGCGAGACAGCACCACCACTCGCGCGGCGCGGGACGTTCGGAGGGTGCTCGCAGAAGATCACGGGGAGAGTCATTAGCGACCCTCTTGCTCGCCGAGGATCGCGCGTTACGTTACAATAACGTCCTCCCCAACGAGCGAGCTGGATCTAAGGGCACATGTCGTCCTGGGAGGACGTCCAAGCCGAGGGGCGCGCTGGCCCCTCTAAAGCATTTCTGTCGTTGACCGTTCATCTTAGAGAGTACCGCAGACGAGAGCACGATTGGACCTCCAGGGCGCAAGGACCTGCCCGGTGGGACGCTTCACGAAGACCTGATCCAGCGCTCTTACGGCTTCTGCGCCGGTAGGGCTCTCAGTCGTTGGAACTGCCTACTGCAATTCCTACGGCTACCTCGGCGGCATCGGCGTGAAGCCGATCAACCCGGTGATTGAATAGCTGCGCACGATCCAGCCGAAACTCGCTGGTTGCGCTACGAAGTAGATCCTCGAGCGGAAGAGCAACGACGCGTATTGCTTAGTGCGACCGCCTACGGCATGTCGCGTACGCACCGGACGAAAGCCGCGGACGTCTTCTCCATGTGGAGGTAGTTGACGAGTATCGCGATGCTGAAATCGTGGTGATCGACATACAGCGCGCTGTCGCTCCCGTCATAGACATACGGTGTCGAGGTCCAGAAACTGCCGAATGGAACGTTGGGGAACACCGAAACGGCGATGTCCGCGACGACCGTCGCGCGCGGACGCCACAGGCTGGTCAGCTCCTTGACCGTCGGCAGGCGCCAATCGCTCCACCCTCCCCAAACCAGCGTGTCACAGTACGCGACGGCGTCTTCCCAGTTGTATCCGTAGGGTACGTAGGATGAACAGTCGTCGCCGATCTGCCCCGAGGCGCACCCCTGCCAGGCGAGCTCCGAAACATAGTCCGCCACGAGCGGGTCGCCCTCAACGACGGTTCTCTCGAACCTGTCCGGCAACTCAACTTCCCCTCGTCGTGCGCAACGCACCCGGAGAGCACTCGTTTTGAAGCTCGCGTTGCACGCGCCGTCCGCGAAGTGACAGCACCACGCGATCCCGGAGCTCTGAGCGTGAACGGTCATCGTCCAGTGCTGCAGATCGTCGGACGTGCCGGGGAAGGCCGTCTCGACGATCGACGGCGACGATGCGTCGAAATCGATGATGGAGACGAGCTCGTGGTAATCTGGAAGATACCAATCGCTGTATCCGCCCCACTCGAGTCCGTCACAGTAAAGAACGGCCGCGCCCCAACCAAGGGCGGAGGCTGTTCCAGTACCGCAAGACGCGCTGGTCAGGCCGGCGTTGCACCCCTGCCATACGAGCCCGGTCGCCGAGTCCTCGACGATGGGCTGGCTGGCGACAGGCTCGGTCCGAGTGTAGCT includes:
- a CDS encoding DUF1566 domain-containing protein; protein product: MNPALVEVDALDGVTEFSAHLAIRENLSLPTCAAVQLEQHLEEVGTITELELWGNAPDPEGGCDGVDPWAGADGDADTDTDTDTDPQCAAEPDFAPCALDTTATAGADLSYDLCADGACVSPGTCLNAACNTTGPHGPIAADTPSGFVRSVPVAGEPVVGDPLTGLTWQGCEAGLSGAACDVGTAAEYDWVPAILYCDGLTWGGYDDWHLPNLYELLSIAGVDGSAPAFDPDAFPASSDAVSLFSIESCYTAPEKAFSFDPLYRAVWGVQKNLWGYRVRCVRGAAADQPLIRFARAIVDGRPVVADAVTGLMWQGCVAGQTGDHCTGYYPFGYTQPGAADYCDALAWGGHDDWRLPGAKELASLNDLRAGPPAVPIDPGAFPSNPTQFFWVSSAGPAAYEDTGQTVVFERVIVLGGMYTVIWPQQRRTTTSALVRCVREAP
- a CDS encoding CapA family protein — protein: MRDVKRLSACAVTLALPAALLLLTATACRPDERNDVARTYTIFGGGDSLLTRRLHKEAQTPVNIVLGRVLPLVRRADIAFLNLEGLLSDRGTCSKFQPAAAPFCFRGRPKLVRLLSEAGIDVVSQANNHTGDFGPSALDDSLQILASQGIVAVGAGANAEEARRIRYVVRGDVVVAWIAFQEVARRFAARGNRTGNFFIEKEKVSETLVPLIRQAREVADLVVISAHWGNALEKVPSELRRQHARKMIDAGADLILGHSAHHFQGAEVYRNGLVLYDTGNFILDFSGDGLVFEIAFDASGVSRLTAYATRTIRTRIDLLQNARGDKVLSSFIAQSRALNPNLVYRMERHTAVFDLERGRRSPPPKRYVAPKPERVAFDFSRKPACVVSKLPGNLTDRRELAFGNGVRYLGAVVPATVPQKGPFLLRLYFSSAGGKGTSPWLVSTRLRPRAEAAKGVPAATHVPTGWIYPVGEWAAGEIVEDAPLLLTGELPKGTYDLLFGLIDETTGTPEVAKGGDGGAAEQLIGSLELI